A window of the Butyricimonas virosa genome harbors these coding sequences:
- a CDS encoding translocation/assembly module TamB domain-containing protein: protein MRFLRKLFKYTLRIILVLFTLVVLVMILLYIPAIQNFVKGKAEQYVNRNLDMKLSVGRILLKFPLDLAVENIYLGQTEKDTLLYADVIQVNVALTELLKKEIEVRRLVVENAAVHFEDSLSGLKMNLVLEELNLRVDRLNLSRQEAEIPFIALKGGKIRMNLGGGESAVDTVGGGEPMRWRFKIGEITIDSVDYQLQGLPMGEFHAGMGEARLKGIDVGLEKQTVDLEKITLVRGFCDLLMTESTGEQVEAEMSTVESMPWEVRVGTVELEDNRFLMKPMTIPVDAERFPETVRISALSLKVDSVFNRGTEVTAIIQNLRFKEGNGLDLRDLSCRVSLGSEQTNVSNLILKTINSQLKMNVRAEAGISDFGMETPFQLSMEGNVAGQDVLLFMPDSNGLLNDWLSNKIFSLSGLVRGKVDQLNIAHFDIGAAGGFSLKSEGNVAFVTDMERIAGELNLALVVDRGEYFVPLLSENGNAGFVIPDHLSLETGVHIADQAVKVDVELNPGEGVLRAVAGYGWKENTYQAEVHLKDFALDKFMPNDSLGAITANLLASGRGLDWKEAMAKVDFELASLYYNGYDYKNVILDAALKDQELTGELWSGNQELDLGMKFRLRADENAYKISLNGDLENVDLKGLHFMPENMAFSLGLDVNAELKSDSTSSLQAVFSNIVLQDFATRKLGNLEVTFSGLQNKTLLDVKAGDLTMKFEGDGGGYALVDRFSVASGLLVEQIEKHDFNMEKLNELLPDFRLTIDAQQENLLNSYLKSSGIRFERMNVDLGTDVSRDFGVSSKVYGLNIEGIVLDSVLIYARQKDVALRYGVDVFGAKDQLEGLAQLTVEGNVEYDQINVRIREHANENGEIFNIGANVALQDSSFSVSISPDPLILGYVSWQINRGNFIRLKQGEIPAANLQMLNGDKRIRLISEEDADHKPASLIVDIKGVDLGGLSKALSFIPDISGLLGVDVQMYSKNDVIDVSGAVNVDDFYYGKEHVGDLGLGIKYRLSQQTEHDVDFSLSVDGVKALLTKGKLMTGSEDKDIALDIDIPKFPLRVAGAFTPPGIMKLDGDMIGAFQVKGQMNQPLINGDLRFKDGTIEALMIGTTFKIDSSAIVIHDNLLDFNHFGLIAPNKQRLELLGTVDFASFSAIKMDASVQAKNFQAMKVKENTETMVYGKVFVDLSATLKGMLDNLKVRGNINLLDNSEVYYTLKSSPLELTDRSADVVRFVSFSDTTQLAAADELQQVSSVNLDLLMSVNIAPLVGLNVLLSSNGQNRVAINGGGNLTYTLNPVGETRLVGRYVLTSGIVSYGLPVIGQKDFKIQDGSFVEWTGDLANPTLNITAAETISASVTDDSQKSRLVTFNAMIKISNTLEKLDITFDLAAEGDITIQNQLAAMTAEERSKEAMNMMIYGTYSGPGTVAKSNASDNALNNFVENELNQWSRKHLKNMDLTFGINTYNQVSEAGESKKTDYSYQFSKRLFNNKVRVKVGGRISTDNDPAAGGVEENLVDDIAIEYVFGKNPNFFLKIFRHTGYESVLEGEVTQTGIGVVLRKNFQKFMDIFRRKKKVQVESKIEPIENEKSGK from the coding sequence ATGAGATTTTTGCGAAAGCTTTTTAAATATACATTGAGAATTATCTTGGTGCTTTTCACGTTGGTAGTTCTTGTCATGATTCTTTTGTATATTCCTGCTATTCAGAATTTTGTCAAGGGGAAGGCGGAACAGTACGTGAATCGTAATTTGGATATGAAACTGTCGGTAGGTCGAATCTTGTTGAAATTTCCGCTTGATCTGGCCGTTGAAAATATTTATCTGGGACAGACGGAAAAAGACACACTGCTGTATGCCGACGTGATTCAGGTGAATGTTGCATTAACAGAATTGTTAAAGAAAGAAATCGAAGTTCGTCGTTTGGTCGTGGAAAATGCAGCGGTTCATTTCGAGGATTCTCTTTCCGGATTGAAAATGAATCTGGTTTTGGAGGAACTGAATCTTCGGGTGGATCGATTGAATCTGTCGCGACAAGAGGCCGAGATTCCTTTCATTGCTTTAAAAGGAGGAAAGATTCGGATGAATTTGGGCGGTGGGGAGTCTGCGGTTGATACAGTCGGGGGTGGGGAGCCTATGCGCTGGCGTTTTAAGATTGGAGAGATAACAATTGATAGTGTTGATTATCAGTTACAGGGACTTCCCATGGGTGAATTCCATGCCGGGATGGGAGAGGCTCGCTTGAAAGGGATTGATGTCGGTTTGGAAAAACAAACAGTTGATTTGGAAAAGATCACGTTGGTACGTGGCTTTTGCGATTTGCTGATGACGGAATCTACCGGGGAACAGGTTGAAGCAGAAATGTCTACCGTGGAAAGTATGCCTTGGGAAGTTCGGGTCGGGACGGTAGAGCTGGAGGATAATCGTTTTTTGATGAAACCGATGACTATCCCTGTTGACGCAGAGCGGTTCCCCGAAACGGTTCGTATATCAGCACTTTCGTTGAAGGTGGATAGTGTGTTTAATCGGGGAACAGAGGTGACGGCAATTATTCAAAATTTGCGTTTTAAGGAAGGAAATGGATTGGATTTGAGAGATTTATCTTGTCGAGTTAGTTTGGGAAGTGAACAAACTAACGTGTCGAATCTGATTTTGAAAACGATTAATAGCCAATTGAAAATGAATGTCCGGGCGGAAGCCGGAATAAGTGATTTTGGCATGGAAACTCCTTTCCAATTATCCATGGAGGGGAATGTTGCCGGGCAGGACGTGTTGTTGTTTATGCCGGATTCTAATGGTCTGTTAAATGATTGGTTATCGAATAAAATTTTTTCTTTGTCCGGATTGGTAAGAGGTAAGGTCGATCAGTTGAATATTGCTCATTTTGATATAGGAGCAGCAGGAGGTTTTTCTTTGAAGAGTGAGGGGAACGTGGCCTTCGTGACGGATATGGAAAGAATCGCGGGAGAATTGAATCTAGCTCTTGTTGTCGACCGAGGGGAGTATTTTGTACCATTGTTATCGGAGAATGGGAATGCCGGATTTGTTATCCCGGATCATTTATCATTAGAGACGGGTGTGCATATTGCGGATCAAGCGGTGAAAGTGGATGTGGAGTTAAATCCCGGGGAAGGCGTATTGCGTGCAGTTGCCGGTTATGGTTGGAAAGAAAATACCTATCAAGCGGAAGTGCATTTGAAAGATTTTGCTTTGGATAAATTCATGCCGAATGATTCGTTAGGGGCAATTACCGCCAATCTTTTGGCTTCGGGCCGGGGGCTTGATTGGAAAGAGGCGATGGCGAAAGTGGATTTTGAATTAGCATCCTTATATTATAACGGGTATGATTATAAAAATGTGATTTTGGATGCGGCATTGAAAGATCAAGAATTGACCGGGGAATTATGGAGTGGTAATCAGGAGTTGGATTTGGGAATGAAATTCCGGTTACGTGCTGACGAGAACGCGTACAAGATAAGTTTGAATGGAGATCTTGAAAATGTAGATCTGAAAGGATTGCATTTTATGCCGGAAAACATGGCTTTTTCTTTGGGACTGGACGTGAATGCAGAATTAAAGTCGGACAGTACATCATCTTTACAGGCTGTTTTTTCGAATATCGTCTTACAGGACTTTGCCACTCGTAAGTTGGGAAATCTGGAGGTCACTTTCTCCGGTTTGCAAAACAAGACATTGTTGGATGTCAAAGCGGGAGACCTGACCATGAAGTTTGAGGGAGATGGTGGAGGCTACGCTTTAGTCGATCGTTTTAGTGTCGCTAGCGGATTGTTGGTTGAGCAGATCGAGAAACATGATTTTAACATGGAAAAATTGAACGAACTGCTACCTGATTTCCGGTTGACGATAGACGCCCAGCAAGAGAATTTATTGAATAGTTACTTGAAAAGCAGCGGAATACGCTTTGAACGAATGAATGTTGATTTAGGAACCGATGTATCACGTGATTTCGGGGTAAGTTCAAAGGTGTATGGATTGAATATCGAGGGGATTGTTTTGGATAGTGTATTGATATATGCAAGACAGAAGGACGTGGCTTTGCGCTATGGCGTGGATGTATTCGGGGCTAAGGATCAATTGGAAGGATTGGCTCAACTGACGGTGGAAGGGAACGTGGAGTATGATCAGATAAATGTAAGAATACGTGAACATGCGAACGAGAATGGGGAAATATTCAATATCGGGGCTAATGTCGCTTTGCAAGACAGTTCTTTTAGCGTGAGTATTTCTCCCGATCCCCTTATCTTGGGATATGTTTCATGGCAAATTAACCGGGGCAATTTTATTCGCCTGAAGCAAGGGGAAATTCCGGCGGCTAATTTGCAAATGCTGAATGGAGACAAGCGGATTCGTTTAATTTCGGAAGAAGATGCTGATCACAAACCGGCCTCCTTGATTGTAGATATTAAAGGTGTTGATTTGGGTGGTTTATCTAAAGCACTTTCGTTTATTCCGGATATATCCGGTTTGTTAGGGGTTGATGTGCAGATGTATAGCAAGAATGACGTGATTGATGTTAGCGGGGCGGTCAATGTGGATGATTTTTATTATGGGAAAGAGCATGTGGGAGATTTGGGATTAGGCATTAAATATCGATTGTCGCAACAGACTGAGCATGACGTGGATTTTTCCTTGTCGGTAGATGGGGTGAAGGCACTTTTGACCAAAGGTAAATTAATGACCGGGAGTGAAGATAAAGATATTGCATTGGATATAGACATTCCTAAATTCCCTTTGCGTGTTGCGGGAGCCTTTACTCCCCCGGGTATAATGAAGCTGGATGGAGACATGATCGGGGCTTTTCAAGTGAAAGGGCAGATGAATCAACCGTTGATAAATGGAGATTTACGTTTCAAGGACGGAACCATTGAAGCTTTGATGATCGGGACGACTTTTAAGATAGATTCTTCGGCTATCGTGATTCATGATAATCTTTTGGATTTTAATCATTTCGGGTTGATTGCTCCTAATAAACAGCGATTAGAACTATTGGGAACGGTTGATTTCGCATCCTTCTCGGCCATAAAAATGGATGCCTCTGTTCAAGCGAAGAATTTTCAGGCCATGAAGGTGAAAGAAAATACGGAGACCATGGTTTACGGGAAAGTGTTTGTTGATCTCTCGGCAACCTTGAAAGGAATGCTGGATAATCTGAAGGTCAGAGGAAATATTAACTTGTTGGATAATAGTGAAGTCTATTACACGTTGAAATCTTCGCCTTTGGAATTGACGGACCGGAGTGCGGATGTTGTGCGTTTCGTTTCGTTCAGCGACACGACTCAATTGGCCGCGGCTGATGAGTTGCAGCAGGTTAGTTCCGTGAATCTGGATTTGCTCATGTCCGTGAATATCGCACCGTTAGTTGGGTTGAATGTGTTGCTGTCGTCGAATGGGCAGAATCGGGTAGCAATAAATGGCGGGGGAAATCTGACTTATACATTGAATCCGGTGGGAGAGACCCGCCTCGTGGGAAGATACGTTCTGACGAGTGGAATCGTTTCTTACGGTTTGCCGGTGATCGGGCAGAAGGATTTCAAGATACAAGATGGTAGTTTCGTGGAATGGACCGGGGACCTGGCTAACCCGACCTTGAATATAACGGCTGCGGAGACAATTTCGGCTAGCGTGACGGATGATAGCCAGAAATCCCGCCTAGTGACGTTCAATGCCATGATCAAGATTTCAAACACGTTGGAGAAACTGGACATCACGTTTGATCTTGCCGCAGAAGGGGATATAACGATACAGAACCAATTGGCAGCGATGACTGCCGAGGAGCGTTCAAAGGAGGCGATGAACATGATGATTTACGGAACTTATTCCGGGCCGGGGACGGTGGCAAAGTCCAATGCCTCTGATAATGCCCTGAATAATTTCGTGGAAAACGAATTGAATCAATGGTCTCGGAAACATTTGAAGAACATGGATCTGACGTTTGGTATTAATACCTATAATCAAGTGTCAGAGGCAGGAGAATCTAAGAAAACGGATTATTCTTATCAATTTTCGAAACGATTGTTTAATAATAAGGTACGGGTGAAAGTCGGGGGGCGAATCTCCACGGATAATGACCCCGCGGCCGGGGGAGTAGAGGAGAATCTTGTGGATGACATTGCCATCGAGTACGTGTTTGGAAAGAATCCGAACTTTTTTCTGAAGATCTTCCGGCACACGGGCTACGAGAGCGTCTTGGAGGGAGAAGTGACACAAACCGGTATCGGTGTGGTATTAAGAAAAAATTTCCAAAAATTCATGGATATATTCCGCCGTAAAAAGAAAGTACAAGTAGAATCCAAAATAGAACCGATAGAAAATGAAAAGTCTGGGAAATAG
- a CDS encoding BamA/TamA family outer membrane protein, with protein sequence MKSLGNSLFVIIVFMILGSSCSQTKRLTEGEVLYTGVKKMNIETAKGVKLEGPKSSAISGPLGFPPNNPLYAPYIRSPFPVGLWVYNWNVKKEKGLKHWLYKKLAKKPVLISDVQPELRLKVVENAASEYGYFGVKSSYEIIPNKRNPKKAKISYNVYVPEAYLLGTVEFWGWTGRMDSLIQRTQRGCLLKSGAEYNLYTMEDERTRITKMFRNSGYYYFQSDYIEFLVDTTRERRVADVRIALKHGIPAVALQPYKVGNVELVLENSDQSETQDTLSYKGIEVKYTKPLDVKPKVLARSMHLLPGDTYSFWRQNRTQTSLARLGIFKYTNLNVTRADSVKKSGFGNLDFSINAVYDLPIETEIEVDVSSKSNNLLGPGLSLGITNKNLFRGGENLTFKLNGAYEWEVGDKKTNSNSGLINSYELGVNVGLSLPRLLVPNFLKSSKDFAERTNFQIGVDFLNRHTFFRMLSFTGSLSYDFQSSWRVFHTITPLKITYTHLLQTSKEFDETMENNPAIAMSFKNQLIPSMSYSYTYDRAATRRNPNRLYWQNTIMSAGNILSAVQYITGNHQGQNKKLFGNIYSQFLKLTSEVIVYRKITETSLLATRFMGGIGCAYGNSRVMPYSEQFYIGGANSIRAFTIRSIGPGSYHLESDNKTAYLDQTGDIKLEGNVELRFKIMYQLNGAIFLDAGNVWLLRNDPKRPGGEFKLAGLLKEIALGTGFGLRYDFGFIVLRGDLGIALHTPYKNPDKSGYYNIPKFKDGLRFHLAIGYPF encoded by the coding sequence ATGAAAAGTCTGGGAAATAGTTTATTTGTTATTATAGTATTCATGATATTGGGTAGCTCTTGTTCTCAGACGAAGAGGTTGACCGAAGGCGAGGTGTTATACACCGGGGTGAAAAAGATGAATATAGAGACTGCCAAAGGGGTAAAGTTGGAGGGACCGAAAAGTTCGGCTATTTCCGGGCCGTTAGGTTTCCCGCCTAATAACCCGTTGTATGCTCCTTACATACGTTCCCCGTTTCCGGTTGGGTTGTGGGTGTATAATTGGAACGTGAAAAAAGAGAAGGGATTAAAACATTGGTTATACAAAAAATTGGCCAAGAAACCCGTGTTAATCTCTGATGTACAACCGGAACTACGCTTGAAAGTGGTGGAGAATGCTGCCAGTGAATACGGTTATTTCGGGGTGAAATCCAGTTACGAGATTATTCCGAACAAACGGAATCCCAAGAAAGCGAAAATCAGTTATAATGTTTACGTGCCGGAAGCTTACTTGCTGGGAACTGTTGAATTTTGGGGCTGGACGGGGAGAATGGATAGTCTGATACAGAGAACGCAACGGGGTTGCTTGCTAAAATCCGGGGCAGAGTATAATTTGTACACGATGGAAGATGAGCGAACCCGGATAACTAAAATGTTCCGGAATAGTGGGTATTATTATTTCCAATCGGATTATATCGAATTTTTGGTCGACACGACACGGGAAAGACGGGTGGCAGATGTCCGTATTGCTTTGAAACATGGTATTCCGGCGGTAGCCTTGCAACCGTACAAGGTGGGAAACGTGGAACTTGTACTGGAAAATTCCGATCAGTCAGAAACTCAAGATACCTTGTCTTATAAGGGGATAGAGGTGAAATATACGAAACCGTTGGACGTGAAGCCCAAGGTTCTCGCTCGTTCCATGCATTTACTTCCCGGAGACACTTATTCGTTCTGGCGACAAAATCGAACGCAAACGAGTCTGGCCCGGCTTGGAATTTTTAAATATACCAACTTGAACGTGACCCGGGCAGATAGCGTGAAAAAGTCCGGTTTCGGAAATCTAGACTTTAGTATTAATGCCGTGTACGACTTACCGATAGAGACGGAAATAGAAGTAGATGTTTCCTCTAAATCCAATAATTTGCTCGGGCCTGGTTTGTCGTTGGGAATAACGAATAAGAATTTATTCCGGGGCGGGGAGAACCTGACCTTTAAGTTAAATGGGGCTTACGAGTGGGAAGTTGGGGATAAAAAGACAAATTCAAATTCCGGGTTAATCAATTCTTACGAGTTAGGTGTGAACGTCGGTTTGTCATTGCCTCGGTTGCTAGTACCTAACTTCTTGAAAAGTAGTAAAGATTTTGCCGAACGTACGAATTTCCAGATTGGAGTAGATTTTTTGAATCGCCATACTTTTTTCCGGATGCTTTCTTTCACGGGATCTCTCAGTTATGATTTTCAAAGCTCGTGGCGAGTGTTCCATACGATAACACCTTTGAAGATCACGTACACCCATTTGTTGCAGACTTCGAAAGAGTTTGATGAAACGATGGAGAATAATCCTGCGATAGCGATGAGTTTTAAGAACCAGTTGATCCCTTCCATGTCCTATTCGTACACTTATGACAGGGCGGCAACAAGACGGAATCCCAATCGATTGTACTGGCAGAATACGATTATGTCAGCAGGTAACATTCTTTCCGCCGTACAATATATCACGGGAAATCATCAGGGGCAAAACAAAAAATTGTTCGGTAATATCTACTCGCAATTCTTGAAATTAACCTCTGAAGTAATCGTGTACCGTAAAATAACGGAAACCTCTCTTCTGGCAACCCGCTTTATGGGGGGCATCGGTTGTGCTTACGGGAATTCCCGGGTGATGCCGTATAGCGAGCAATTTTATATCGGGGGAGCGAATAGTATCCGGGCGTTCACGATCCGGTCGATAGGCCCCGGTAGCTATCATCTGGAAAGCGATAACAAAACGGCTTATTTGGATCAGACGGGAGATATTAAATTGGAAGGGAACGTGGAACTTCGTTTCAAAATCATGTATCAACTGAATGGGGCTATCTTTTTAGATGCCGGTAACGTGTGGTTGTTGCGGAATGACCCGAAACGTCCGGGCGGAGAGTTTAAGTTAGCAGGTTTGTTAAAAGAGATTGCTTTGGGAACAGGTTTCGGCTTGCGTTATGACTTTGGTTTTATCGTACTCCGGGGTGATCTGGGAATTGCTTTGCATACTCCTTACAAGAATCCGGATAAGTCGGGATATTATAATATTCCGAAGTTCAAGGATGGCTTAAGGTTCCACTTGGCGATCGGTTACCCGTTCTAA
- a CDS encoding porin, producing the protein MKKYILLPAMMVAAMLSTTAVKAQEDVNPLLKYVNKENDLKASIGGRMFADVAYYHTEWTPMKSGAAITDARIHASLTYGKLFIYADFGFGNGEFSQKNLFAQYTFKESLKGIHLVKAGYYNEPSSMSMMTSSYNYHFISRPSVSQALDPGRSLGATYKFFNRHFFADQGIFSQLKYNEQEEGYQGFSLSGRWLWKPINDNNITLQFGTGLRYQRINGGEVYQDGVYKTNMHVAANMQTYVDETTKFLSCDLPWAKDAFTISPEFLFKSDRVFARGEFIWKKVWKDRDDQTLFESQLGGQQSWTNVEGWRSGNKLRPTIMNGGYVEFGYLLCGKAYTYDDEYGLLKGMGDKGGLELVARYSCTNLTDITDGDIFLIGNHKFYPNGKVVDYPYSSSIDGGTMHSVTLGLNYSFNQYIKIMGEYQYANLSNVYFPDDENFHQLQLRVMFAF; encoded by the coding sequence ATGAAAAAATACATATTATTACCTGCCATGATGGTAGCCGCAATGTTATCTACCACTGCAGTGAAAGCCCAAGAAGATGTAAATCCTTTATTGAAATATGTCAATAAAGAAAACGATCTTAAAGCAAGCATCGGTGGTCGTATGTTTGCAGACGTAGCTTATTATCACACGGAATGGACCCCGATGAAATCCGGTGCTGCCATCACGGACGCTCGTATTCATGCCTCTTTAACTTACGGGAAATTGTTTATCTACGCGGACTTCGGTTTCGGGAATGGCGAGTTCAGCCAAAAAAACCTATTCGCACAATATACCTTCAAAGAAAGTTTAAAAGGTATTCACTTGGTAAAAGCCGGTTATTATAACGAGCCGTCAAGCATGAGCATGATGACTAGCTCATATAACTATCACTTTATCAGCCGTCCGTCAGTTTCCCAAGCATTGGATCCGGGCCGATCACTGGGAGCTACTTACAAATTCTTCAACAGACATTTCTTTGCCGATCAAGGTATTTTCTCTCAACTGAAATACAACGAGCAAGAAGAGGGGTACCAGGGATTCAGCTTAAGTGGACGTTGGTTATGGAAACCCATCAACGATAACAACATCACCTTACAATTCGGTACAGGATTACGTTACCAAAGAATTAACGGTGGAGAGGTTTACCAAGATGGCGTTTATAAAACGAACATGCACGTGGCAGCCAACATGCAAACTTACGTGGATGAAACTACTAAATTTTTAAGTTGTGACCTTCCTTGGGCCAAAGATGCCTTCACCATCAGTCCCGAATTCTTATTCAAGAGCGACCGTGTATTTGCTCGCGGAGAATTCATCTGGAAAAAAGTATGGAAAGACCGTGATGATCAAACCTTATTTGAAAGTCAATTAGGTGGCCAACAAAGTTGGACAAATGTTGAAGGATGGAGAAGTGGAAACAAATTACGTCCCACAATCATGAACGGTGGTTACGTAGAATTCGGTTACCTGCTCTGCGGTAAAGCTTATACCTACGATGACGAATACGGTTTATTAAAAGGCATGGGAGACAAAGGAGGTTTGGAACTCGTAGCTCGCTACTCTTGCACGAACTTAACAGATATTACCGACGGGGACATTTTCTTGATTGGTAATCACAAGTTCTACCCGAACGGAAAAGTTGTAGACTACCCCTATTCTTCTAGTATTGACGGGGGTACCATGCACTCGGTAACACTTGGATTGAATTATTCTTTCAATCAATACATTAAAATCATGGGAGAATATCAATATGCTAACTTGAGTAACGTATATTTCCCGGATGACGAGAATTTTCATCAACTGCAATTACGAGTAATGTTTGCATTCTAA
- a CDS encoding glycerophosphodiester phosphodiesterase family protein, which produces MVNKSWRIAMACSIALAFMSCENQKFNDTFVDSERVHVDTLSTELQKVRDYVPQYAVVAHRGSTYWTPEETEAAYRWAREMGADYLEADLQVSKDGVILALHDTDLKRTTNIEDVFGERFPEKTRREYYDLLGYSAQKIDSLIDADKKAFVPNYPCSYTYYELMLLDAGTWFNQDAVSQEQARIGFSRNHQYISTLQDLIMYSKGFKLERYAQDAPQPTGHVNIWGNTYQNERVVKTMVATNEEFSNPVNFGVKDKVVRYGFGYVKDDLGTSGNIPGIYIEFKEPWLNPSNFEQMVYNELKMENVTGFAEKLNMNIIAGGEEPESNPFYKDGKINVGNTNGKVILQTFSLQSLTRVCDLFDGQVPMCFLLWKGTGATDLTYDDPQGYASFINLAVKYKAHFIGPCIAGAPNNYPELNYPWQHNLIHRAKMKNHPYSFDTYDQMAKYFGQYNWGSDGGSRYEAPYLDAFFTNHTDMSLQYMVDFGYRKSPAPTEIPDAREVLDNLGYEK; this is translated from the coding sequence ATGGTTAATAAATCATGGAGAATTGCAATGGCATGTAGCATAGCCTTGGCTTTCATGTCATGCGAAAATCAGAAATTTAACGACACGTTTGTTGACTCTGAGCGTGTACATGTAGACACCCTATCAACAGAATTACAAAAAGTGCGGGATTACGTTCCCCAGTATGCAGTAGTAGCTCACCGTGGCTCCACGTACTGGACTCCGGAAGAAACCGAAGCAGCTTACCGTTGGGCTCGTGAAATGGGTGCCGATTATCTGGAGGCAGACTTACAAGTTTCTAAAGATGGTGTTATTCTAGCCTTGCATGACACGGACTTAAAACGTACCACAAATATTGAAGATGTTTTTGGTGAAAGATTCCCGGAAAAAACAAGAAGGGAATATTATGACCTTTTAGGTTACAGCGCACAAAAGATCGATTCGTTGATTGACGCGGATAAAAAAGCATTCGTTCCCAACTATCCCTGTTCTTATACTTACTATGAATTGATGCTTTTGGATGCAGGAACTTGGTTCAATCAAGATGCTGTTAGTCAAGAACAAGCCCGTATAGGATTTTCTAGAAATCATCAATACATCTCTACCCTTCAAGACTTGATCATGTATTCCAAAGGATTCAAATTGGAAAGATATGCTCAAGATGCCCCACAACCCACGGGTCATGTAAATATCTGGGGAAATACTTACCAAAATGAAAGAGTCGTAAAAACGATGGTTGCAACGAATGAAGAATTCAGTAATCCGGTAAACTTCGGTGTAAAAGATAAAGTTGTTCGTTATGGATTCGGCTATGTTAAAGATGATCTCGGCACGAGTGGAAACATCCCCGGAATTTATATCGAATTCAAAGAGCCGTGGTTAAATCCATCTAACTTTGAACAAATGGTATACAACGAGTTAAAAATGGAAAATGTAACCGGATTCGCTGAAAAGCTTAACATGAACATTATCGCCGGAGGTGAAGAACCTGAAAGCAATCCTTTCTACAAAGACGGTAAAATTAACGTTGGTAACACGAATGGAAAAGTTATTCTTCAAACTTTCTCGTTACAAAGTTTAACTCGCGTATGCGACCTATTTGATGGTCAAGTTCCGATGTGTTTCTTGTTATGGAAAGGAACCGGAGCAACAGACTTAACTTACGATGATCCTCAAGGATATGCCTCTTTCATCAACTTGGCAGTAAAATACAAAGCACATTTCATTGGACCCTGCATTGCCGGAGCCCCGAACAATTATCCTGAATTAAATTACCCGTGGCAACACAACTTGATTCACCGTGCAAAAATGAAGAATCACCCGTATTCATTCGATACTTATGACCAAATGGCTAAATATTTCGGCCAATACAACTGGGGTAGTGATGGTGGTTCCCGCTACGAAGCTCCTTACTTGGATGCATTCTTCACGAACCACACGGATATGAGTCTTCAATACATGGTTGACTTTGGTTACAGAAAATCTCCCGCACCAACAGAAATTCCTGATGCTCGCGAGGTACTGGATAATTTAGGTTACGAAAAATAA